ATATCACTGAGAGTGTTATAGATCCCCAATGAAATACGGGCAATCGATTTGAGACCAAAACGAGAAAGCGCAGGCTGAGCGCAAAGATGTCCTGTTCGAATAGCAATTCCTTTGAGACCAAGCAGCGTCCCCAGATCAAGTGGGTGTAAGTCGTCAAGAACAAAGCTGATAATGGGCCCCTTCTTCTTTGCAGTGCCAATGATTTTGAGTCCTGAGACTTCAAGAAGCTTTTCGGTAGCATGGGAAAGGAGATGGTTGAGCCATTCTTCAATATTTTCGCGGCCAAGAGACTCTATATAATCAATGGCAGCTCCTAGCCCAATCACTTCTGCAATTGAGGGGGTTCCTGCTTCAAAGCGCAACGGAGGATCTTGAAAGGTTGATTCTTCCATTGTCACGGTTTCAATCATATCCCCTCCTCCAATGAAAGGAGGCATATCTTTCAGGAGTTCTCGCTTGCCGTAGAGAACTCCAATTCCTGTGGGTCCATAAATTTTATGGCCTGAAAAGGCGTAGAAATCGACATCAAGAGCTTCAACATTGAGAGAAAGGTGGGAGGCTGCCTGCGCACCATCAATCAGCACTTTTGCTCCCACTTGATGCGCGAGGGAAATGATCTCTTTTATCGGGTTGATGGTTCCCGTTGCATTTGCAATATGCGCCACTGAAACAAGTTTTGTTCTTTCACTGAGAAGCTCTTTAAAAACATCCAGGCGAAGCTCCCCTTCTAAACTCATGGGGATGTACTTAAGTTTGAGTCCCCTTTCCTTTGCTAGGAGTTGCCAGGGAACAATATTGGAATGATGTTCCATTTCAGAAATGATGATCTCATCCCCTTTCTTTAGGAAAGTCCTTCCATAAGAATGAGCCACTAAGTTAATCGACTCGGTGGTCCCTCTTGTAAAGATGATTTCTTCTTCTTCGCGAGCCCCAATAAACTGCTGCACTTTCGTTCGGACAGTGCTATACATTTCAGTCGAATGGGCAGCAAGCTCATAAATCGCTCGATGAACAGTGCCATACTCCAGAGAATAGAATCTGTGGATTGCGTCAATCACACTTTGAGGCTTTTGAGACGTCGCAGCAGTATCAAGATAGATGAGGTGTCTTCCATTCATCATCTTTTTTAGCATGGGGAAGTCTTCTCGAACGCGTCTTATGTCGAAGGAATTAACCATCTTCTTGTCCTTGGCGTAAGAATCTGTCTATTACACTCTCGCATGCAAGTTCCATGCAGAAGCCTCGAGCTAAATGCCACTCTGCTTCTTTTTTGCTAAGCCCCCGCGACTGCAGATAAAAAAGTTCCTCTTCCTTGGGGCGCGCAACTGTTGCGCCATGAGAGGCTTTCACATCGTCTGCAAGAATCTCAAGATTTGGCTTGCTCATTGCTTGAGCTTTGGGACTAAGAAGGAGGTTATTGTTGAGTTGATAGGCCTCAGTTTGCTGCGCTTCTTTCTCAACAAATATCTTTCCTTCAAAACTTGAGCGCGCGCGTCTCATAAGTGCCGTTTTATAGTGCTGATTCGAGCGACAGTTAGGGGCCACGTGCCTCACGTCGATATAGTGGTGCACCTCGTCTTTAAACGCAGGCAAAGAGAGCCCTTTAAGGTCTACTTCACTGCGCTCTCCTTCAAGAGAGACTTGAATATCATGTCTTTCAGAACATGCTCCCTTTGAGAAAGTAAACATCTTAAAGAAGGCCTCCTTTTTAAGACGTGCTCGAACCGTATGCATAGCAAAGCCATCCGAGCTATGTTCGAGATGCTCATTAACAGAAGCAGTTGCGCCTTCCTCAAGAGAGAATTGCAGATGTTGGTTGTAAAAATAATGCCCCTGTCCTTTCTGAGTATAATGGACTGATAAGTGCGCACCTTTTCCTAAAAAGATTTCCATTTTTGGTGTATGCAGTGCTCCTTCCTCAAGAGAAGGAAGTGTCCATTCCATTTCAATTGTCTTTCCAGGAGGGACATAGAGAAAAAGTCCTGAGTCAGCAAAGGCTGTGTTGAGGAGAGCGTAAGGGTTCTTTTCCCCTATAAGCGCTTCTTGAAACCCTTTCAAAAGAAGAGCGCCGTGAGATCGCATCGCAGAATTTAGGGGGAGGGCAATGATCCCAGCGGCGCCCGAAATTTTAATGTCGTTAGCCTGAGCTAGTTTAAAAGATCCCTGATTTAATTGCATCAAAGAACTATAGCGAAAGGCATCCCACTTTTTCGTCGGAAGACCTAGCTGCTCAATCGCAGACCATACTCCTTTTTTCCAGGGGGCATTCTCTTGAAACAGAGGTTTTAATGTTTCTAGTAAACTCATTGGTGGATTGCATACCCTTTTTCTTCAAGTTTAAGGGCAAGCTCAGCCCCTCCTGTCTTAGCAACCTTCCCATCTACAACCACATGAACAAATTGGGGCTTAATATAATCAAGAAGGCGTTGGTAATGCGTGATGAGTATAAGGGCATTCTCATCGTTTAATTGCGACTTAACACCAGCTGCAACAACTTTCATTGCATCGATATCGAGTCCCGAGTCGGTTTCATCTAACACAGCAAGCTTTGGCTGAAGAACCGCCATCTGCAAAATCTCATTACGCTTCTTTTCTCCCCCTGAAAAGCCTCCATTTATATCTCTTTCAGAAAAAGTAGGACTGATTTCCATCTCTTGCATCTTACTCATCAGGAGCTCTCGAAAAACTTCTTCTGAAAGAGGCGCCTCTCCTTGACTCTTCCGTTTACTATTCAAAGCACTGTGCAAAAATTGAAGGTTTGTCACTCCAGGAATTTCAACGGGATATTGGAACCCCATAAAGAGCCCAAGATGGGCTCTTTCGTCGATTTCAAGCTCCAAGAGATTCTTCCCTAAAAAGGTGATGGAACCATCGGTGATTTCATAGTCTGGGTGTCCTGCCAAAACTTTTGCAAGAGTGGATTTTCCCGCACCATTCGGCCCCATAATCGCGTGAATCTCTCCCGCATTCACTGTCAGGGAAAATCCTTTCAAGATTTTTTCTCCTTCCACTGACACATGAAGGTTTTTGATCTCTAACATTTAACCCACCGACCCTTCTAATTTTAAGGTTAATAATTTTTGTGCTTCCGCTGCAAACTCAAGAGGAAGCTCTTTAATCACGGCTTCACAAAAGCCATTGACAATCATTTGTATCGCATCTTCTTGAGAAATCCCCCGCGTTTGCAGGTAAAAAAGCTGCTCTTCATTCATTTTAGATGTGGATGCTTCGTGCTCAAGCTCCGCAGTATCGTTATGTACTTCAATATAGGGAAAGGTGTTGGCACTGCAATTGTTTTTTACAAGCATCGAATCACACTGCGTGAAATTGCGCGCTCCTTCGGCCCTTGATGAAATATGGACAAGTCCTCGATAGGTATTGGAAGACTCATCTGCTGAAATCCCTTTTGAGATGATCGTTGATTTTGTCCGTTTCCCTAGATGAATCATCTTCGTACCGGTATCTGCTTGCATCTTTCCATTAGTCAATGCAACAGAGTAAAATTCTCCAACTGAATCATCGCCTTGCAAAATGCAAGAAGGATATTTCCACGTGATCGCCGCACCAGCTTCTACCTGGGTCCAAGAAATCTTTGAACGCTTTCCAGCGCACCGTCCCCTTTTTGTGACAAAGTTGTAAATGCCCCCTTTGCCTGTTTTCCGATCTCCTGCATACCAGTTTTGTACCGTTGAGTATTTGATTTCAGCATCGTCATGAGCAATCAACTCAACCACTGCCGCATGCAATTGGTTTTCATCGTAAGCAGGAGCGGTGCACCCTTCTAAATAACTCACATATGATCCGGGTTCTGCAATAATAAGGGTTCTCTCAAACTGCCCCGTTTCCCGTTCATTGATCCTAAAATAGGTA
The window above is part of the Candidatus Neptunochlamydia sp. REUL1 genome. Proteins encoded here:
- a CDS encoding cysteine desulfurase, whose product is MVNSFDIRRVREDFPMLKKMMNGRHLIYLDTAATSQKPQSVIDAIHRFYSLEYGTVHRAIYELAAHSTEMYSTVRTKVQQFIGAREEEEIIFTRGTTESINLVAHSYGRTFLKKGDEIIISEMEHHSNIVPWQLLAKERGLKLKYIPMSLEGELRLDVFKELLSERTKLVSVAHIANATGTINPIKEIISLAHQVGAKVLIDGAQAASHLSLNVEALDVDFYAFSGHKIYGPTGIGVLYGKRELLKDMPPFIGGGDMIETVTMEESTFQDPPLRFEAGTPSIAEVIGLGAAIDYIESLGRENIEEWLNHLLSHATEKLLEVSGLKIIGTAKKKGPIISFVLDDLHPLDLGTLLGLKGIAIRTGHLCAQPALSRFGLKSIARISLGIYNTLSDIDNTVEAIQEGVLLLRPEVSY
- a CDS encoding SufB/SufD family protein, which produces MSLLETLKPLFQENAPWKKGVWSAIEQLGLPTKKWDAFRYSSLMQLNQGSFKLAQANDIKISGAAGIIALPLNSAMRSHGALLLKGFQEALIGEKNPYALLNTAFADSGLFLYVPPGKTIEMEWTLPSLEEGALHTPKMEIFLGKGAHLSVHYTQKGQGHYFYNQHLQFSLEEGATASVNEHLEHSSDGFAMHTVRARLKKEAFFKMFTFSKGACSERHDIQVSLEGERSEVDLKGLSLPAFKDEVHHYIDVRHVAPNCRSNQHYKTALMRRARSSFEGKIFVEKEAQQTEAYQLNNNLLLSPKAQAMSKPNLEILADDVKASHGATVARPKEEELFYLQSRGLSKKEAEWHLARGFCMELACESVIDRFLRQGQEDG
- the sufC gene encoding Fe-S cluster assembly ATPase SufC, which translates into the protein MLEIKNLHVSVEGEKILKGFSLTVNAGEIHAIMGPNGAGKSTLAKVLAGHPDYEITDGSITFLGKNLLELEIDERAHLGLFMGFQYPVEIPGVTNLQFLHSALNSKRKSQGEAPLSEEVFRELLMSKMQEMEISPTFSERDINGGFSGGEKKRNEILQMAVLQPKLAVLDETDSGLDIDAMKVVAAGVKSQLNDENALILITHYQRLLDYIKPQFVHVVVDGKVAKTGGAELALKLEEKGYAIHQ
- the sufB gene encoding Fe-S cluster assembly protein SufB, with translation MSTEELLAEREEYKYGFRTEIESDLFPKGLDEETVRALSAKKEEPSFMLEFRLKAFRKWKEMIPPSWGHLDIASIDFQDIRYYAAPKKKQELSSLDEVDPEILRTFDKLGIPLEEQKRLSNVAVDVVFDSVSLGTTFHETLEKAGVVLCSMSEAVKRYPELLEKYLGTVVPIGDNFYTALNSAVFSDGSFVYIPKGVRSPMELSTYFRINERETGQFERTLIIAEPGSYVSYLEGCTAPAYDENQLHAAVVELIAHDDAEIKYSTVQNWYAGDRKTGKGGIYNFVTKRGRCAGKRSKISWTQVEAGAAITWKYPSCILQGDDSVGEFYSVALTNGKMQADTGTKMIHLGKRTKSTIISKGISADESSNTYRGLVHISSRAEGARNFTQCDSMLVKNNCSANTFPYIEVHNDTAELEHEASTSKMNEEQLFYLQTRGISQEDAIQMIVNGFCEAVIKELPLEFAAEAQKLLTLKLEGSVG